In Eupeodes corollae chromosome X, idEupCoro1.1, whole genome shotgun sequence, the following proteins share a genomic window:
- the LOC129953424 gene encoding protein fork head: protein MNSNEQQTNGELILKTEEYDIDDTGQPLSPYQTSSSPPPAASFNCVQSLASANRLVNLNNNLSINCNNKVPLNISPKLEPTYNCHPPPPPSSPSPLDRMPIAASIDMQSAAGTTPGQHSMSPSLPPQQTTNGNNSNDQLSNTRRMTSILGGYGLVPPSILGPLEHYRLQLYSYAMNVERLRAGPQQQYPGPLYSSGYPGSAGGPVGSGPYIPTRFALSMGLFPNRMFQPEEPKPQHSYIGLIAMAILSSPESKLVLSDIYQYILDNYPYFRSRGPGWRNSIRHNLSLNDCFIKAGRSANGKGHYWAVHPANLDDFRKGDFRRRKAQRKVRKHMGLAVDDEGTDSPSPPPLAITPPPMAPPTHPGVLLVGNSPYGNVHHSNPQRYPNPLTSVIISGGVSETSQTTTTAAGVIANLYSQTRKRQFDVASLLAPDDTPDHHQYHHFHHHNLHQQSQYKGHHLSLMSKQRIPLTEDEDIDVVASDVDDEQEHILRVDEESYHHRSLSNNNNSHNHSNHQQVSNQSKDAAGSSSFSPPLDFNNRPVYQQNSTSPHNHTSETSSADIQSNNNQNSTAAQWQGLMQHWPNEFGTAAAAAAAAATMDPRIFGRYYSQCMAAAAARRVVGVFPAAAAAAAAAAVIGHQNQNSANKQQSNTAGQHHVPTLQQKQQQQQTYEC from the coding sequence ATGAATTCAAATGAACAACAAACAAACggtgaattgattttaaaaaccgAAGAATACGATATTGACGACACCGGACAACCATTATCGCCTTATCAAACGTCGTCATCACCACCACCAGCAGCATCCTTTAATTGTGTTCAGTCTTTAGCGAGTGCAAATCGCCTtgtgaatttaaataataatttatcgaTAAATTGTAACAACAAAGTCCCTTTGAATATATCACCAAAGTTAGAACCGACTTATAACTGTCATCCTCCGCCGCCGCCATCTTCACCCTCCCCATTAGACAGGATGCCTATCGCAGCATCAATTGACATGCAATCAGCGGCAGGAACAACGCCTGGCCAGCATTCAATGTCGCCATCTCTGCCGCCGCAACAAACGACAAATGGAAATAACTCAAACGACCAACTTTCAAATACTCGCCGAATGACATCGATTTTAGGTGGCTACGGCTTGGTTCCACCGAGTATCCTAGGACCACTTGAACACTATCGTTTGCAGCTTTACAGCTATGCCATGAACGTTGAACGATTGCGTGCAGGGCCTCAACAGCAATATCCGGGACCACTGTATTCGTCGGGCTATCCGGGTTCAGCAGGAGGCCCCGTCGGAAGCGGACCTTATATCCCAACTAGATTTGCCCTCTCAATGGGACTGTTTCCTAATCGAATGTTTCAACCTGAGGAACCCAAACCACAGCACAGTTACATTGGTTTGATAGCAATGGCAATTCTCAGCTCACCCGAGTCCAAACTAGTCCTGTCGGACATCTATCAATATATTCTCGATAACTATCCCTATTTTCGAAGTAGAGGTCCTGGTTGGCGGAATTCGATACGCCATAATCTGTCATTGAATGATTGTTTCATTAAGGCTGGTCGTAGTGCAAATGGTAAGGGGCACTATTGGGCAGTTCATCCGGCGAATTTGGATGATTTTCGGAAGGGTGATTTCCGTCGGCGCAAGGCTCAACGGAAGGTTCGTAAGCATATGGGTCTAGCAGTCGATGATGAAGGCACTGATTCGCCGAGTCCACCACCGCTAGCAATAACTCCACCGCCAATGGCACCACCAACGCATCCGGGAGTTTTGTTGGTGGGAAATAGCCCGTACGGAAATGTCCATCATTCAAATCCTCAGCGTTATCCGAATCCCCTGACATCCGTTATCATAAGTGGCGGAGTAAGTGAGACATCTCAGACGACAACAACAGCCGCCGGAGTCATAGCCAATCTTTACTCACAAACCAGAAAACGCCAGTTTGATGTGGCGTCGCTTTTGGCGCCCGACGACACTCCCGACCATCATCAGTACCATCATTTCCACCATCATAATCTTCATCAACAATCACAGTATAAAGGTCACCACCTGTCCTTGATGAGCAAGCAGCGAATTCCACTCACCGAAGACGAAGACATCGATGTTGTGGCTAGCGATGTTGACGACGAACAGGAACACATCCTCCGAGTTGATGAAGAATCATATCATCATCGTTCCctaagcaacaacaacaacagtcaCAATCATTCCAACCATCAACAAGTCAGCAATCAATCCAAAGATGCTGCGGGTTCTTCGTCCTTTAGCCCACCACTGGATTTCAACAATCGACCTGTTTATCAACAGAATTCGACCAGTCCCCACAATCATACTTCCGAAACATCCTCCGCTGACATTCAAAGCAATAACAATCAAAACTCCACTGCAGCCCAATGGCAAGGACTAATGCAACACTGGCCCAATGAGTTTGGTACAGCGGCCGCAGCAGCTGCCGCCGCTGCAACCATGGATCCGCGAATATTCGGGCGTTACTATAGTCAATGCATGGCGGCGGCAGCAGCGCGTCGTGTAGTTGGAGTTTTTCCGGCAGCAGCTGCCGCCGCCGCAGCAGCAGCTGTAATTGGACATCAGAATCAAAATTCAGCAAATAAACAACAATCAAACACTGCGGGGCAGCACCATGTACCAAcgttacaacaaaaacaacaacaacagcagacCTATGAGTGTTAA